The Xanthomonas fragariae genome has a segment encoding these proteins:
- a CDS encoding pirin family protein: MLKVRKSETRGRAEHGWLSSHHTFSFASYRDPHHMGIGPLRVINEDKVQPGEGFGTHAHRDMEIISYVLGGALEHKDSMGTGSVLHYGDVQRMSAGSGVNHSEFNHSSSEPVHFLQIWVVPKRNGIEPSYEEKHFDADSKRNQLRLIASPHGEDGSLRLHQDARLYASILDGGVRLQQPLAEGRIGYVQVARGSLSVNGQVLSAGDALQVTGEPEIVLADARDAEVLVFDLPK, translated from the coding sequence ATGTTGAAAGTCCGCAAGAGTGAAACACGTGGCCGCGCCGAGCATGGCTGGCTGTCCTCGCACCATACCTTTTCCTTCGCCAGCTATCGCGATCCGCACCATATGGGCATCGGCCCGCTGCGGGTGATCAACGAAGACAAGGTGCAGCCGGGCGAAGGCTTCGGCACCCACGCACACCGCGACATGGAGATCATTTCCTACGTCTTGGGCGGCGCGCTGGAGCACAAGGACAGCATGGGCACCGGTTCGGTGCTGCATTACGGCGATGTGCAGCGGATGAGCGCCGGCAGCGGCGTCAACCACAGCGAGTTCAATCACTCGTCCAGCGAGCCGGTGCATTTTCTACAGATCTGGGTGGTGCCCAAGCGCAACGGTATCGAACCGAGCTACGAAGAGAAACACTTCGACGCAGACAGCAAGCGCAACCAGTTGCGCCTGATCGCCTCGCCCCATGGCGAGGACGGCTCGCTACGCCTGCACCAGGACGCGCGCCTGTATGCCTCGATCCTCGACGGCGGCGTGCGCCTGCAGCAGCCACTGGCTGAAGGCCGCATCGGCTACGTGCAGGTGGCACGCGGCAGCCTGAGCGTCAACGGCCAAGTGCTGTCGGCCGGTGATGCGCTGCAGGTCACCGGCGAGCCGGAGATCGTGCTGGCCGATGCACGCGATGCGGAAGTGCTGGTGTTCGATCTGCCCAAGTAA
- a CDS encoding LysR family transcriptional regulator: protein MKISLEALQILDAIDRRGSFTAAAKVLFKVPSTISYMVSKLEDDLGVQLFERVGPKATPTQAGCELLREGRHLLRAAQELEVRVRRVASGWESDFAIGLDAILPVALLQAQILDFYTVADSTRLRVLSESLSGNWEALLDRRVDLIVAAGEGPSGGGYVAELIGMLRFVFAVASTHPLAGAGTLGAAELAEHRAIAVADSGRRLLPRTVGLLPGRDVLTVPDMQTKLLLQLAGAGYGFLPEPYARGALQDGRLREVQVETHKPDETFYLAWRPGEEGEALGWWRRALRSEGLFHGWLQSLAETYRSVAHRQLHV, encoded by the coding sequence ATGAAAATCAGCTTGGAAGCCTTGCAAATCCTGGATGCGATCGACCGTCGCGGGTCGTTTACAGCCGCGGCCAAGGTGTTGTTTAAGGTGCCGTCAACGATTTCCTACATGGTGTCCAAGCTGGAGGACGATCTGGGGGTGCAGCTGTTCGAGCGAGTGGGGCCAAAGGCAACGCCGACTCAGGCCGGGTGCGAGCTGTTGCGCGAAGGGCGTCATCTGTTGCGTGCCGCGCAGGAGCTGGAAGTGCGGGTACGACGGGTGGCGTCGGGCTGGGAATCGGACTTTGCGATTGGGCTGGATGCGATCCTGCCGGTCGCCTTGCTGCAGGCGCAGATCCTGGACTTCTACACGGTGGCCGACAGCACACGCTTGCGTGTGTTGAGCGAGTCGCTATCGGGCAATTGGGAGGCGTTGCTGGACCGTCGCGTGGACCTGATCGTTGCGGCGGGGGAGGGGCCAAGTGGCGGCGGGTATGTCGCTGAGCTGATCGGTATGCTGCGCTTCGTGTTCGCAGTGGCGTCCACGCATCCGCTGGCGGGCGCCGGCACGTTGGGTGCAGCCGAGCTGGCCGAGCACCGCGCGATCGCAGTGGCGGATTCTGGGCGGCGTCTGCTGCCACGCACCGTCGGCTTGTTGCCCGGCCGCGATGTGCTCACCGTTCCGGACATGCAGACCAAGCTGCTGCTGCAACTTGCCGGTGCCGGCTACGGCTTCCTGCCCGAGCCATATGCGCGCGGCGCGTTGCAGGATGGCCGGCTGCGTGAAGTGCAGGTGGAAACCCACAAACCCGACGAAACCTTTTATCTGGCGTGGCGACCGGGCGAGGAAGGCGAAGCGTTGGGATGGTGGCGTCGCGCATTGCGCAGCGAAGGCCTGTTCCACGGCTGGTTGCAGTCGCTTGCCGAAACGTATCGTTCCGTCGCCCACAGGCAGTTGCACGTGTGA
- the thiD gene encoding bifunctional hydroxymethylpyrimidine kinase/phosphomethylpyrimidine kinase: MTTPSTLSAMTIAGSDSGGGAGIQADLKTFAAHRVHGLSAIAALTAQNTRAVTAVHIPPIAFLQAQIDACFADFRIQAVKLGMLANPEVIHCVADLLEKHRPPFVVLDPVMVSTSGARLLEDAALDALRTRLLPLATLITPNTPEAELLTGRHIDDADAAEHATAALLELGANAVLLKGGHLHEGARVIDRFDDGGTQNVFMHPRLQVDAHGTGCSLSAAIAAQLCQGLSLLNACEAAIDYVARAIRLGQSPGHSDVLVLDHFGAAPST; this comes from the coding sequence ATGACCACGCCCAGCACACTGTCCGCCATGACCATCGCCGGCTCCGATTCCGGCGGTGGTGCCGGCATTCAAGCCGATCTCAAGACCTTCGCCGCACATCGCGTGCACGGCCTATCGGCGATCGCCGCCTTGACCGCGCAAAACACCCGCGCAGTCACTGCCGTGCATATCCCACCGATCGCGTTTTTGCAGGCGCAGATCGATGCTTGCTTTGCCGATTTCCGGATCCAGGCCGTCAAGCTCGGCATGCTCGCCAACCCCGAGGTCATCCATTGCGTGGCCGACCTGCTCGAAAAACATCGCCCGCCGTTCGTGGTGCTCGACCCGGTGATGGTATCCACCAGCGGCGCGCGCTTGCTCGAAGACGCCGCACTGGATGCGCTGCGCACGCGCCTGCTGCCGCTGGCCACCCTGATCACGCCCAACACGCCTGAAGCCGAGCTGTTGACCGGTCGCCATATCGACGATGCCGACGCCGCCGAGCACGCCACCGCCGCCTTGCTCGAACTTGGCGCCAATGCCGTGCTGCTCAAGGGCGGCCATCTGCACGAAGGCGCGCGTGTGATCGACCGCTTCGACGACGGCGGCACCCAGAACGTGTTCATGCATCCTCGTCTGCAGGTCGATGCACACGGCACCGGCTGCAGCCTGTCGGCGGCAATCGCTGCGCAGCTTTGCCAGGGCTTGTCGTTGCTCAATGCCTGCGAAGCGGCGATCGACTATGTTGCGCGCGCCATCCGCCTCGGCCAGTCGCCCGGTCATAGCGACGTGCTGGTGCTCGACCATTTCGGTGCCGCACCCAGCACATGA